One Oryzomonas sagensis genomic region harbors:
- a CDS encoding TetR/AcrR family transcriptional regulator, with product MMGLKERRIQHKEQFRAEILAAARELFSQEGYSQFSMRKLAARIEHSPTTIYLYFRDKDDLLFYICEELYAAFLKAVVEIRQAEPDPGQALRLILHQYIRFGVSHPEQYKTVFFTSPVVYGSPDSFMTRDTVALRSYRAFLDLISECIQCGVLRKNDCNTLAMVFWSAMHGLVTSIIFTRDFPMPDTALMADILIDGLLKGHAA from the coding sequence ATGATGGGGCTGAAGGAACGGCGCATACAACACAAGGAACAGTTCCGGGCGGAGATCCTGGCCGCAGCGCGGGAACTCTTTTCCCAGGAGGGGTACTCCCAGTTCTCCATGCGCAAGCTGGCCGCCCGGATCGAGCATTCCCCGACCACGATCTACCTCTATTTCCGCGACAAGGACGATCTGCTCTTTTATATCTGTGAAGAACTCTATGCCGCTTTTCTCAAAGCTGTGGTCGAAATCAGGCAGGCCGAGCCCGACCCGGGCCAAGCGCTCCGCCTCATCCTCCATCAGTACATTCGGTTCGGCGTCTCCCATCCCGAGCAATACAAAACGGTATTCTTCACCAGCCCGGTCGTCTATGGCTCGCCGGACAGCTTTATGACCAGGGACACGGTCGCCTTACGCTCGTACCGGGCTTTTCTCGACCTCATCAGCGAGTGCATCCAGTGCGGTGTCCTGCGGAAAAACGACTGCAATACGCTCGCGATGGTGTTCTGGAGCGCTATGCACGGCTTGGTGACCAGCATCATCTTCACCAGGGACTTCCCCATGCCCGATACCGCGCTCATGGCCGACATCCTGATAGACGGGCTCTTGAAAGGGCACGCCGCATAA